A single genomic interval of uncultured Cohaesibacter sp. harbors:
- the flaF gene encoding flagellar biosynthesis regulator FlaF has translation MYNHSAARAYQDASSHAGSPREREAALLIKAAAKLQKTKSADTTPAQLDEALTFNRKIWTLFVGELMSEDHEMPKELRQNLVNLGIFTFNHTLRIMTDPKSATVDSLININRNIAEGLRADG, from the coding sequence ATGTACAACCATTCAGCGGCTAGAGCTTATCAGGACGCCAGTTCTCATGCAGGGTCCCCCAGGGAGCGTGAAGCAGCTTTGTTGATCAAGGCTGCTGCCAAGTTGCAGAAAACAAAATCTGCAGACACCACCCCCGCGCAACTGGATGAGGCTCTGACATTCAACCGCAAGATCTGGACCCTTTTTGTAGGCGAGCTCATGAGCGAAGATCATGAAATGCCTAAGGAATTGCGTCAGAATCTGGTGAATCTCGGCATCTTCACATTCAACCATACGCTGCGGATCATGACGGACCCCAAATCAGCGACCGTTGATAGTCTGATCAACATCAACCGTAATATCGCTGAAGGTCTACGCGCTGACGGCTAG
- the flgK gene encoding flagellar hook-associated protein FlgK, with the protein MALSQALSVASSGLKATSRDLEIVSSNITNANTPGYTRKISSRQDMVLNGQVTSVIQTDAQRTLDLVAQRQFWSETGATSYSKTINDYLTQVDAMFGQPGDGNSLDSLVNAFATSLQALETSPDDATTRLEVLNNASVMTRAMNDASETLQALRQDAEFAIETAVQDTNEILKHIEKLDLQIQELTLSSGESAVGLMDQRDAYVSQLAELMPVRVTQRENNSIQISTTSGMTLYDVSASQFEFSAYGTVGPYTEWDSASPDNQLGTVYLKSNNSDLHDVTLSGGFGGSKIGALLELRDDILVEAQNQLDSLADGLADAFGKFDVEGTAVTSGAQAGFDLDLTDLQSGNEFTFTYQDVGTGETNTVTFVRVDSASSLPLDDDVTARNDDSVVGIDFSGGMASVVTQVQTALGGAFSVSNPAGNNLQILDDGAANTVSIQSFDAEATATGLQQTAGALPLFVDGGEGPGLYTGSVDGMVQQTGFAARITVNEALFNDPTLLVQHSASTGIGDQTRPAALYSALTENKLAFTYQQGGAPVSMTVDEFARQVISFQSQQAATAQTRHEGQEIVMNNVMSRLEQSSSVDVDEELARLLELQTAYSANARVMTAVKDMMDALMRI; encoded by the coding sequence ATGGCGTTGTCACAAGCATTATCGGTCGCATCATCCGGGTTGAAGGCTACCAGCCGAGACCTCGAGATTGTTTCGTCCAATATTACAAATGCCAACACGCCTGGTTACACCAGAAAGATTTCCAGCCGTCAGGATATGGTTCTGAACGGGCAGGTAACCAGTGTCATTCAGACCGATGCGCAGCGGACCCTCGATCTGGTGGCACAAAGGCAGTTCTGGTCTGAGACCGGTGCGACGAGCTATTCCAAAACTATCAATGACTATCTTACGCAGGTCGACGCCATGTTCGGACAACCGGGGGATGGCAATTCTCTGGATTCTCTGGTCAACGCCTTTGCTACATCGCTACAGGCTTTGGAGACCAGTCCTGATGACGCAACGACCCGGCTTGAGGTGCTCAACAATGCGTCCGTGATGACGCGCGCCATGAATGATGCGTCCGAGACGCTGCAGGCTTTGCGTCAGGATGCTGAATTTGCGATTGAAACGGCGGTTCAGGATACGAACGAGATCTTGAAGCATATCGAGAAGCTGGATCTACAGATCCAGGAGCTGACCCTGTCCTCAGGCGAGTCGGCTGTTGGCCTGATGGACCAGCGCGACGCCTATGTGTCGCAACTGGCTGAACTGATGCCGGTGCGCGTGACACAGCGCGAGAATAACTCAATCCAGATTTCCACGACCAGCGGCATGACGCTCTATGATGTGTCTGCATCGCAGTTCGAGTTTTCCGCTTATGGTACGGTCGGCCCTTATACCGAGTGGGATTCCGCCTCGCCAGACAATCAACTGGGCACGGTGTATCTGAAATCGAATAATAGTGATCTGCATGACGTCACCCTGTCCGGTGGATTTGGCGGCAGCAAGATCGGGGCACTACTGGAGCTGCGCGACGATATTCTGGTGGAAGCGCAGAACCAGCTCGATAGTCTGGCAGATGGATTGGCCGATGCTTTCGGTAAGTTCGATGTGGAAGGTACGGCGGTTACCTCCGGCGCGCAGGCCGGTTTTGATCTTGATTTGACCGACCTGCAATCTGGCAATGAGTTCACCTTCACCTATCAGGATGTGGGGACTGGGGAGACCAACACGGTCACTTTCGTTCGTGTTGATTCTGCGTCTTCATTGCCTCTGGATGATGACGTGACCGCGCGTAACGATGATAGCGTGGTGGGGATCGATTTTTCTGGCGGCATGGCAAGTGTTGTCACTCAGGTGCAAACTGCGCTGGGTGGTGCTTTCAGTGTAAGCAATCCGGCTGGCAACAATCTGCAGATACTGGATGATGGTGCCGCCAATACGGTTTCCATCCAGTCGTTCGATGCGGAAGCTACCGCTACCGGCCTTCAGCAGACCGCTGGGGCCTTGCCACTCTTCGTTGATGGGGGCGAGGGGCCGGGCCTTTATACCGGCAGTGTAGACGGCATGGTGCAGCAGACCGGCTTTGCCGCGCGTATAACGGTTAACGAAGCGCTCTTTAATGACCCGACCCTTCTGGTCCAGCATAGCGCCAGCACGGGGATCGGTGACCAGACCCGCCCGGCAGCGCTTTATAGCGCTCTGACAGAAAATAAGCTGGCTTTCACCTATCAGCAGGGCGGGGCACCAGTGTCCATGACGGTGGATGAATTTGCCCGTCAGGTGATCTCCTTCCAGTCTCAGCAGGCGGCTACGGCTCAAACGCGGCATGAGGGGCAGGAGATCGTGATGAACAATGTGATGTCGCGCCTTGAGCAATCCTCCAGTGTGGATGTGGATGAAGAACTGGCACGCCTGTTGGAGTTGCAGACTGCCTATTCGGCCAATGCGCGCGTTATGACTGCCGTCAAAGACATGATGGATGCCCTTATGCGGATTTAA
- a CDS encoding flagellar hook-basal body complex protein — protein MSLYSALTTSVAGLAAQSSAMQNISGNIANTSTNGFKRVDTAFVDLVSDYNANSRNQTSGSVLASSRQTNTVAGSVDSSQTATHMSISGDGYFVVYEKIGETDGQPIFDGTPLYTRRGDFTQDEDGYFVNEAGYYLAVIELDDATGNPVSSVPQPTTFEEGFMAAEATTKLTYNGNLPSIPTTTDPTGYLLTGGAGYAVNPTTAGAGVVQAQDEVQFLSQSISGGAITAYVANGENASVQLRWAKISEGNPSAVPPTEDTWNLFYKSDSSATGAATKWTNVGQDYTFDTTGKMTSPLANVTVPAMTIDGVALGNIILDHGGNGDGITAYATTTGIANMNLSQDGAAAGEQTSISIDDAGYVVANYSNGKSSNMASVILASFDGDNYLARAGGGAFRATDDSGLAILGATGSIRGSSLESSNVDIADEFSKMIISQQAYSANTRVLSTARDMLTEVMQVIR, from the coding sequence ATGAGTCTTTATTCAGCGCTTACAACTTCGGTCGCCGGTTTGGCAGCGCAGTCCTCTGCTATGCAGAATATTTCTGGCAACATCGCCAACACATCGACCAATGGCTTCAAACGCGTTGATACGGCGTTTGTTGATCTGGTTAGCGACTATAACGCAAACAGTCGCAATCAGACGTCCGGGTCTGTGCTTGCCAGCTCGCGCCAGACCAACACGGTGGCTGGTTCTGTTGATTCTTCGCAGACTGCCACGCATATGTCGATCAGTGGCGATGGCTATTTTGTTGTCTACGAAAAAATTGGCGAGACCGATGGCCAGCCCATCTTTGACGGGACGCCGCTTTATACGCGCCGCGGTGACTTTACGCAGGATGAAGACGGCTATTTTGTCAATGAAGCTGGCTATTATCTGGCTGTTATCGAGTTGGATGATGCGACTGGTAACCCGGTGAGTTCCGTGCCCCAGCCGACTACCTTTGAAGAAGGGTTTATGGCCGCAGAGGCAACAACCAAGCTGACTTATAACGGCAACCTGCCTTCTATTCCGACGACGACGGATCCGACTGGTTATCTGTTGACCGGTGGTGCCGGCTATGCGGTTAATCCGACTACCGCCGGTGCCGGCGTTGTTCAGGCTCAGGATGAGGTTCAGTTCCTTAGCCAGTCCATTTCTGGCGGCGCGATCACGGCCTATGTTGCCAATGGTGAGAATGCTAGCGTTCAGCTGCGTTGGGCCAAAATTTCAGAAGGCAACCCCTCTGCTGTTCCGCCAACCGAAGATACCTGGAACCTGTTCTACAAGTCTGACTCGAGTGCAACCGGTGCCGCGACCAAATGGACAAACGTAGGGCAGGACTACACCTTTGATACCACAGGCAAGATGACGTCGCCTCTGGCCAATGTGACGGTTCCTGCTATGACCATTGATGGTGTTGCGCTTGGCAATATCATTCTTGATCACGGCGGCAATGGGGATGGTATCACCGCTTATGCAACGACCACTGGTATTGCCAACATGAATCTGTCACAGGATGGGGCAGCAGCCGGTGAACAGACCAGCATTTCCATCGATGATGCGGGCTATGTTGTGGCCAACTATTCTAACGGCAAGTCGAGCAATATGGCCTCGGTCATTCTGGCGTCCTTTGATGGTGACAACTATCTGGCGCGTGCCGGTGGCGGTGCGTTCCGGGCGACGGATGATTCCGGTTTGGCCATTCTTGGTGCAACAGGATCCATTCGTGGATCTTCTCTGGAGTCATCCAACGTTGATATCGCGGATGAATTCTCCAAGATGATCATCTCGCAGCAGGCTTATTCGGCCAACACGCGTGTTTTGTCTACGGCGCGGGATATGCTGACAGAAGTCATGCAGGTCATTCGGTAG